The window TCCGCGTCCACTCAAACCCCGTCCCGATGACCTACCAGAATCATCGCAGAGGGTTCCGACATTGATGATTCTTCCTTCATCCACATATCGAATCTTTATTCGCATCCGATGTCCCTTTCCTCACGCCGAATGCCGACGGCGTAGCCTGTTACCGCCGAGATGGCGAGCCCCGAGGAGAACATGAGCCCCCGACACCTGCGCGCCGGCCGGGCCGTCGCAGCCGCCACCGCGGCCACGGTGATCGCCGGGACCTCGCACACCCTCGCTGCGGAGGGCCCTCCCCCGCTCGTCCTGTTGGTCATCGCGGCGGTACTGGCCACCCCGGTCGCGCTGGTGCTCATCGGCCGTCGGCCGAGCCTCGTTCGCACACTCGTCACGGTCACCGCGGCTCAGGCCGTCTATCACGTGGCGTTCGCGCTCGCGGGCACCGGTTCGTCCTCCGACGCCGTCGCCCCTGCGGGGCACCTCCACGACGCCGCGCTTCCCCTGGCTTCGGGCGCCGTCGCGACCGTCCCCGACGCCCCGATGCTCTTCGCCCACGGCCTCGCCGCGATCCTCACGGCGCTTCTCCTCCACCACGGAGAGCGGATGCTGCGAGCCCTCGGGCGCGGCATCCGCACCCTTTTCACCGGTGCCCGTCCGCTCCTCACGCTTCCACGCGTCGCAGTCCCCCGCCTCGGGATCGACCGGCCCGCGTGGAGTCTTCACGTCCGATCGGCATCGGGCTGTTCTTCCCGGGGTCCCCCGCCACTCGTCGCGGCCGCCTGAGGCTGCGACGACTGCACACCGGTGCGAGATCGCGCCGGTGACCCACGCGCGCGCCCGCCGACCCGGCGGCGCGCCATCGACCCTGCGTGAAAAGGAAAGAATCCGCAATGACCGCTTCTGCTTCCCGCCGAACGCCCCTCGTGGCGACCGGCTCCCTCCTCGGCCTCGCCCTCGTGCTGGCCGCTCCCCTCGCCGCGTCCGCGCACATCGGCGTCTCGCCCGAGGTCGCTCCCGCCGGCACCCGGACGACCCTGCACTTCTCGTTCTCCCACGGGTGTGAGGACTCACCCACGACGACGCTTGCCGTCGACATCCCCGAGGAGGTCGCCACAGCGACCCCGGTGGTCGACGGCGAGTGGACGATCACCCGGGACGTGGGTGCCGACGGCGTACCGACCCGGGTGACATTCACCGCCGACGAGCCCATCGAGTCCGGCCTGCGCGCCTCGGTCGCGCTGGACGTCACCTTCGCGGAGGCCTCGACGGGCGCCACCGTCGCGTTCCCGGTCGAGCAGACCTGCGTCACCGGCTCGACCGCGTGGAACGAGGTGGCCGAGGCCGGAGCGGAGGAGCCGGAGCATCCGGCCCCTGTCGTCCTGGTCTCCGCCCCCGAGGACGGCGTCGCGTCAGAGCATGGCGCATCGCATGGGGGCGCTGCGTCGGAGAATCCCGCCGAAACACCCGCAGCGACCGAGCAGACCGGCACGGACGATCCGGTCGCCCGGGGGCTGGCCGCGGCGAGTCTCGCCACGGGTGTCGGCGCCCTCGTGGTAGCCCTGTGGCGGCGACGCGCGCGGAGCTGATCCCGACCGGATCACGGTCTCGGCCGAAGCCGGTGAGAGGATGGATGCGCCATGCCGACGGATGACGCCCCCCACCTGCCCCCCGTGCTTCGGCCGGACCACCCGCCCGTGCACCGCGTGAGCGACCTCGCCGAACGGTTCGCCCGCCGTGTCAGCGGCGACCCCGGCGACACGACCCTCACGGGGGTGACCCTCGCCACCGCCGACCTGCGGCCCGGCGATGTCTTCGTCGCCGTTCGGGGCGTGAACCGCCACGGCGCCGAATTCTCCGCCGACGCCGCCGCACGCGGCGCGGTGGCGGTGGTGACCGACGAGGACGGCGCGGCGCTCGCCGCGGCATCCGGTCTCCCCATCCTGGTCGTCGACGACCCGCGCGCGGTCCTCGGCGCCGTCTCGGCGTGGGTGTACGGCACAGGCCGGGACGACCGCCTGCCCCTCCTGTTCGGCACCACCGGCACGAACGGCAAGACGAGCGTGTCGCATCTGCTCGAGGGGATGCTCGACCAGCTGGGCGTCGTCACCGGACTCTCCTCGACGGCGGAGCGCCACATCGCCGGGCACGTGGTGGTCTCGCGCCTGACCACCCCCGAGGCATACGAGATGCACGCGCTGCTGGCCCTCATGCGGGAACGGGGCGTCCAGGCCGTCGCCGTCGAGGTGAGTGCGCAGGCGCTCAGCCGGCGCCGCGTCGACGGCATCGTCTTCGACGTGGCGGGATTCACCAACCTCAGCCACGATCACCTCGACGACTACGCCGACATGACGGAGTACCTCGAGGCGAAGCTGCCGCTCTTCACCGCCGAGCGGGCGCGGCGCGCGGTGGTCTCGCTCGACTCCCCCGCGGGTGTGGACGTCGTCGCGCGGTCGGAGGTGCCGACGCTGACCATCGGGACCCCGGCCATCGCCGCCGACCCCGAGGCGGCGGCACGTGCGGAATGGGTCGTCGAGATCGTCGAGGAGCGCCAGCAGGGCACCCGATTCCGGCTGTCGTCGAAAGACGGACGGACGCTCGAGACCGTCGTCCCGGTCATCGGCCAGCACATGGCCGCCAACGCCGGACTCGCGATCGTCATGCTCCTCGAGGGCGGCTACACGTGGGATGACCTCGTCTCGGCCTTCCACCGCGACGGCGGGATCCGCGCCTACCTGCCGGGCCGCACTGAACTCGTCTCGGGCGATCGAGGCCCGGCGGTCTTCGTCGACTTCGGCCATTCCCCCGACGCGTTCGAGAAGACCCTCGCCGCGGTGCGGCACGTCACCCCCGGCCGCGTGCTGATGCTCGTCGGCGCCGACGGCGATCGCGACGCCACCAAGCGGCTCGATATGGGGCGGACCGCCGCCGAGGGCAGCGACATCCTCGTCATCACCGACCACCATCCTCGCCATGAGGACCCCGACGCGATCCGCGCGACCCTCATCGAGGGGGCGCGCCGCGCGAAGCCGGACGCCGAGATCCACGAGTACTCCCCGCCCG of the Microbacterium invictum genome contains:
- a CDS encoding UDP-N-acetylmuramoyl-L-alanyl-D-glutamate--2,6-diaminopimelate ligase; its protein translation is MPTDDAPHLPPVLRPDHPPVHRVSDLAERFARRVSGDPGDTTLTGVTLATADLRPGDVFVAVRGVNRHGAEFSADAAARGAVAVVTDEDGAALAAASGLPILVVDDPRAVLGAVSAWVYGTGRDDRLPLLFGTTGTNGKTSVSHLLEGMLDQLGVVTGLSSTAERHIAGHVVVSRLTTPEAYEMHALLALMRERGVQAVAVEVSAQALSRRRVDGIVFDVAGFTNLSHDHLDDYADMTEYLEAKLPLFTAERARRAVVSLDSPAGVDVVARSEVPTLTIGTPAIAADPEAAARAEWVVEIVEERQQGTRFRLSSKDGRTLETVVPVIGQHMAANAGLAIVMLLEGGYTWDDLVSAFHRDGGIRAYLPGRTELVSGDRGPAVFVDFGHSPDAFEKTLAAVRHVTPGRVLMLVGADGDRDATKRLDMGRTAAEGSDILVITDHHPRHEDPDAIRATLIEGARRAKPDAEIHEYSPPERAIREAVALVGEGDAILWAGPGHQDYRDIRGVRTPYSARELARRALAARGWPVPASRWPVPYPADSTPSSDPLRPA
- a CDS encoding DUF1775 domain-containing protein, whose product is MTASASRRTPLVATGSLLGLALVLAAPLAASAHIGVSPEVAPAGTRTTLHFSFSHGCEDSPTTTLAVDIPEEVATATPVVDGEWTITRDVGADGVPTRVTFTADEPIESGLRASVALDVTFAEASTGATVAFPVEQTCVTGSTAWNEVAEAGAEEPEHPAPVVLVSAPEDGVASEHGASHGGAASENPAETPAATEQTGTDDPVARGLAAASLATGVGALVVALWRRRARS